From a single Arachis hypogaea cultivar Tifrunner chromosome 3, arahy.Tifrunner.gnm2.J5K5, whole genome shotgun sequence genomic region:
- the LOC112789437 gene encoding actin-related protein 7 yields the protein MEAAVVDVGTKLLKAGFAIPDQSPAMIIPTQMKRVLDDGGSVSDDNSIADSVTVDPVVRGFVRDWDAIEDLLHHVLYTGLGWEIGNEGQILFTDPLCTPKANKEQLVQLMFETFNISGFYASEQAVLSLYAVGRISGCTVDIGHGKIDIAPVIEGAVHHIALRRFEFGGTDLTNFLAQELGKSNPQVNISLFDVERIKEQYSCAAEDELAYQKTVSCPVEKHTLPDGQVITIGRERYTIGEALFQPSLLGLEAHGIVEQLVRAVSTVSPDNHRQLLENTVVCGGTSSMTGFEDRFQKECSLSSSAIQPALVKPPEYMPENLSQYSAWVGGAILAKVVFPQNQHITKGDYDETGPSIVHRKCF from the exons ATGGAAGCTGCCGTGGTTGACGTCGGGACTAAGCTCCTCAAAGCTGGTTTCGCAATTCCTGATCAGTCTCCTGCCATG ATAATTCCCACTCAGATGAAAAGAGTGCTTGATGATGGTGGGTCTGTGAGTGACGATAATTCAATAGCTGATAGTGTTACTGTTGATCCAGTGGTGCGAGGGTTTGTCAGAGATTGGGACGCCATTGAGGATTTATTGCATCATGTCTTGTATACTGGCCTTGGATGGGAAATTGGCAATGAAGGACAGATATTATTCACAGATCCACTTTGTACCCCCAAG GCCAACAAGGAACAGCTAGTGCAATTAATGTTTGAAACATTCAACATATCAGGGTTTTATGCCTCAGAACAAGCAGTTTTATCACTGTATGCTGTGGGACGTATCTCAGGGTGCACAGTTGATATTGGACATGGAAAAATAG ATATTGCGCCAGTAATTGAGGGTGCTGTCCACCACATTGCATTGAGAAGATTCGAGTTTGGAGGTACTGATCTAACTAATTTCTTGGCACAAGAACTTGGGAAATCCAATCCACAAGTAAATATCAGCTTGTTTGATGTGGAGAGAATAAAAGAGCAATACTCATGTGCTGCTGAAGATGAATTAGCTTATCAAAAGACTGTTTCATGTCCTGTGGAGAAACATACACTTCCTGATGGACAG GTCATAACAATTGGGAGGGAAAGATATACTATTGGCGAAGCTTTATTCCAACCAAGTCTGTTGGGTTTGGAGGCTCATGGCATTGTTGAGCAGCTTGTCCGTGCTGTTTCAACAGTGTCACCTGATAATCATCGGCAGCTGCTGGAAAATACGGTGGTTTGTGGGGGCACTTCTTCTATGACCG GTTTTGAAGATAGATTTCAGAAGGAATGTAGCTTAAGTTCGTCTGCCATTCAACCTGCTCTGGTTAAG CCTCCAGAGTACATGCCAGAGAACTTAAGCCAATATTCTGCATGGGTGGGAGGTGCGATACTTGCCAAAGTAGTTTTCCCTCAAAATCAACATATAACCAAGGGAGATTATGATGAAACTGGACCTTCCATTGTTCACCGGAAATGCTTCTGA
- the LOC112789438 gene encoding cytokinin riboside 5'-monophosphate phosphoribohydrolase LOG1 isoform X2 translates to MMEGEGKVPEEETKQKGRFQRICVFCGSRPGYKSAFGDAALELGKLLVEKKIDLVYGGGRLGLMGLISETVLTGGGHVLGVIPKALLHHEISGETFGEVKTVANMHERKSIMAKHADAFIALPGGYGTMEELLEVITWSQLGIHDKPVGLLNVDGYFNSLLTLFDKGVEEGFIDDSARHIVVIGDTSEELIKKMEEYVPVHPKVAPKQSWAEDQCLGPTENGELRS, encoded by the exons ATGATGGAAGGAGAAGGAAAGGTGCCAGAAGAAGAAACAAAGCAGAAAGGAAGGTTCCAAAGAATATGTGTCTTCTGTGGTAGTAGACCTGGATACAAATCTGCATTTGGTGATGCTGCTCTTGAGCTTGGTAAATTGCTG GTTGAAAAGAAGATTGATTTGGTTTATGGTGGAGGAAGATTAGGACTAATGGGTTTGATCTCTGAAACAGTTCTAACGGGAGGTGGCCATGTTCTTGG AGTGATTCCTAAAGCTCTATTGCATCATGAG ATATCTGGAGAAACCTTTGGAGAAGTGAAAACAGTTGCAAACATGCATGAAAGGAAGTCAATAATGGCTAAACATGCTGATGCATTCATAGCTCTTCCTG GAGGCTATGGAACAATGGAAGAGTTGCTAGAGGTTATAACTTGGTCCCAATTAGGAATACATGATAAACCA GTGGGGTTGCTGAATGTAGATGGGTATTTCAATAGCTTACTAACCTTATTTGATAAGGGGGTTGAAGAAGGTTTCATAGATGACTCTGCAAGGCATATAGTGGTCATAGGAGACACATCAGaagaattaataaagaaaatgGAG gAGTATGTTCCTGTGCATCCCAAGGTTGCACCAAAGCAAAGTTGGGCAGAGGACCAATGTTTAGGGCCTACTGAAAATGGAGAACTTAGATCTTAA
- the LOC112789438 gene encoding cytokinin riboside 5'-monophosphate phosphoribohydrolase LOG1 isoform X1, with the protein MMEGEGKVPEEETKQKGRFQRICVFCGSRPGYKSAFGDAALELGKLLVEKKIDLVYGGGRLGLMGLISETVLTGGGHVLGVIPKALLHHEISGETFGEVKTVANMHERKSIMAKHADAFIALPVVYFSGGYGTMEELLEVITWSQLGIHDKPVGLLNVDGYFNSLLTLFDKGVEEGFIDDSARHIVVIGDTSEELIKKMEEYVPVHPKVAPKQSWAEDQCLGPTENGELRS; encoded by the exons ATGATGGAAGGAGAAGGAAAGGTGCCAGAAGAAGAAACAAAGCAGAAAGGAAGGTTCCAAAGAATATGTGTCTTCTGTGGTAGTAGACCTGGATACAAATCTGCATTTGGTGATGCTGCTCTTGAGCTTGGTAAATTGCTG GTTGAAAAGAAGATTGATTTGGTTTATGGTGGAGGAAGATTAGGACTAATGGGTTTGATCTCTGAAACAGTTCTAACGGGAGGTGGCCATGTTCTTGG AGTGATTCCTAAAGCTCTATTGCATCATGAG ATATCTGGAGAAACCTTTGGAGAAGTGAAAACAGTTGCAAACATGCATGAAAGGAAGTCAATAATGGCTAAACATGCTGATGCATTCATAGCTCTTCCTG TTGTATACTTTTCAGGAGGCTATGGAACAATGGAAGAGTTGCTAGAGGTTATAACTTGGTCCCAATTAGGAATACATGATAAACCA GTGGGGTTGCTGAATGTAGATGGGTATTTCAATAGCTTACTAACCTTATTTGATAAGGGGGTTGAAGAAGGTTTCATAGATGACTCTGCAAGGCATATAGTGGTCATAGGAGACACATCAGaagaattaataaagaaaatgGAG gAGTATGTTCCTGTGCATCCCAAGGTTGCACCAAAGCAAAGTTGGGCAGAGGACCAATGTTTAGGGCCTACTGAAAATGGAGAACTTAGATCTTAA
- the LOC112789438 gene encoding cytokinin riboside 5'-monophosphate phosphoribohydrolase LOG1 isoform X4 translates to MLLLSLVEKKIDLVYGGGRLGLMGLISETVLTGGGHVLGVIPKALLHHEISGETFGEVKTVANMHERKSIMAKHADAFIALPGGYGTMEELLEVITWSQLGIHDKPVGLLNVDGYFNSLLTLFDKGVEEGFIDDSARHIVVIGDTSEELIKKMEEYVPVHPKVAPKQSWAEDQCLGPTENGELRS, encoded by the exons ATGCTGCTCTTGAGCTTG GTTGAAAAGAAGATTGATTTGGTTTATGGTGGAGGAAGATTAGGACTAATGGGTTTGATCTCTGAAACAGTTCTAACGGGAGGTGGCCATGTTCTTGG AGTGATTCCTAAAGCTCTATTGCATCATGAG ATATCTGGAGAAACCTTTGGAGAAGTGAAAACAGTTGCAAACATGCATGAAAGGAAGTCAATAATGGCTAAACATGCTGATGCATTCATAGCTCTTCCTG GAGGCTATGGAACAATGGAAGAGTTGCTAGAGGTTATAACTTGGTCCCAATTAGGAATACATGATAAACCA GTGGGGTTGCTGAATGTAGATGGGTATTTCAATAGCTTACTAACCTTATTTGATAAGGGGGTTGAAGAAGGTTTCATAGATGACTCTGCAAGGCATATAGTGGTCATAGGAGACACATCAGaagaattaataaagaaaatgGAG gAGTATGTTCCTGTGCATCCCAAGGTTGCACCAAAGCAAAGTTGGGCAGAGGACCAATGTTTAGGGCCTACTGAAAATGGAGAACTTAGATCTTAA
- the LOC112789438 gene encoding cytokinin riboside 5'-monophosphate phosphoribohydrolase LOG1 isoform X3 — protein sequence MLLLSLVEKKIDLVYGGGRLGLMGLISETVLTGGGHVLGVIPKALLHHEISGETFGEVKTVANMHERKSIMAKHADAFIALPVVYFSGGYGTMEELLEVITWSQLGIHDKPVGLLNVDGYFNSLLTLFDKGVEEGFIDDSARHIVVIGDTSEELIKKMEEYVPVHPKVAPKQSWAEDQCLGPTENGELRS from the exons ATGCTGCTCTTGAGCTTG GTTGAAAAGAAGATTGATTTGGTTTATGGTGGAGGAAGATTAGGACTAATGGGTTTGATCTCTGAAACAGTTCTAACGGGAGGTGGCCATGTTCTTGG AGTGATTCCTAAAGCTCTATTGCATCATGAG ATATCTGGAGAAACCTTTGGAGAAGTGAAAACAGTTGCAAACATGCATGAAAGGAAGTCAATAATGGCTAAACATGCTGATGCATTCATAGCTCTTCCTG TTGTATACTTTTCAGGAGGCTATGGAACAATGGAAGAGTTGCTAGAGGTTATAACTTGGTCCCAATTAGGAATACATGATAAACCA GTGGGGTTGCTGAATGTAGATGGGTATTTCAATAGCTTACTAACCTTATTTGATAAGGGGGTTGAAGAAGGTTTCATAGATGACTCTGCAAGGCATATAGTGGTCATAGGAGACACATCAGaagaattaataaagaaaatgGAG gAGTATGTTCCTGTGCATCCCAAGGTTGCACCAAAGCAAAGTTGGGCAGAGGACCAATGTTTAGGGCCTACTGAAAATGGAGAACTTAGATCTTAA
- the LOC112789439 gene encoding purple acid phosphatase, translated as MPHSSRVFPTLQKMSSVGFKVLVFGLVLVSVAVLCNGGSTSTFVRNEEKAVDMPLDSDVFAVPPGYNAPQQVHITQGDHDGKAVIVSWVTVDEPGSSIVQYWSENSEQKKLAKGRHVTYRYFNYSSGFIHHCTIRNLEYNTKYYYEVGIANTTRQFWFVTPPQVGPDVPYTFGLIGDLGQSYDSNKTLTHYEKSPSKGQTVLFVGDLSYADNYPNHDNVRWDTWGRFVERSTAYQPWIWVAGNHEIDFAPEIGESVPFKPYRHRYHVPYRASQSTAPFWYSVKRASAHIIVLASYSAYGKYTPQYKWLEQELPKVNRTETPWLIVLMHSPWYNSYNYHYMEGESMRVMYEPWFVKYKVDVVFAGHVHAYERSERVSNIAYNIVNGICVPVKDQSAPVYITIGDGGNLEGLATNMTEPQPAYSAYREASFGHAIFDIKNRTHAHYGWHRNQDGYAVEADSMWFFNRFWHADDDSTTHSSH; from the exons ATGCCACATTCATCACGGGTCTTCCCCACACTGCAAAAAATGAGTTCAGTGGGTTTCAAAGTTTTGGTTTTTGGATTGGTTCTTGTGAGTGTGGCAGTGTTGTGTAATGGAGGATCAACAAGCACCTTCGTTAGAAATGAAGAGAAGGCTGTAGATATGCCACTTGATAGTGATGTCTTTGCTGTTCCTCCTGGTTATAATGCTCCCCAGCAG GTTCATATAACACAAGGTGATCACGACGGGAAAGCAGTGATTGTGTCGTGGGTGACTGTGGATGAACCAGGCTCCAGCATAGTGCAATACTGGAGCGAAAACAGCGAGCAAAAGAAGCTTGCTAAGGGAAGACATGTTACTTATAGATACTTCAATTACTCATCTGGTTTTATTCATCATTGcaccatcagaaatttggag TACAACACCAAATACTACTATGAAGTTGGAATCGCAAACACAACGAGGCAATTTTGGTTTGTGACTCCTCCTCAAGTTGGTCCTGATGTGCCATACACTTTTGGTCTCATTG GGGATCTTGGTCAGAGttatgattcaaataaaacactCACTCACTATGAAAAGAGCCCAAGTAAAGGACAAACTGTGTTGTTTGTTGGAGACCTTTCTTATGCGGATAATTACCCTAATCACGATAACGTTAGATGGGATACTTGGGGAAGGTTTGTAGAAAGGAGTACTGCTTATCAACCATGGATTTGGGTTGCAGGCAACCATGAAATTGATTTTGCTCCAGAAATC GGTGAAAGTGTACCTTTCAAGCCGTATCGCCATCGCTATCATGTTCCTTATAGAGCGTCGCAGAGTACCGCACCCTTCTGGTATTCTGTCAAGAGAGCCTCGGCACACATCATTGTGTTGGCCTCATATTCAGCATATG GGAAATATACACCACAATACAAATGGCTTGAACAGGAGCTACCAAAAGTTAACAGGACAGAGACTCCATGGTTGATTGTGCTTATGCATTCACCTTGGTATAACAGCTACAACTATCACTATATGGAAGGTGAATCAATGAGAGTAATGTATGAACCCTGGTTTGTGAAGTACAAGGTTGATGTCGTGTTTGCAGGGCATGTTCATGCCTATGAACGATCC GAACGTGTCTCAAATATTGCTTACAACATTGTGAACGGTATTTGCGTTCCTGTGAAAGATCAATCGGCTCCTGTATATATAACCATTGGTGATGGAGGAAACCTTGAAGGCTTGGCAACCAA CATGACAGAACCACAGCCGGCGTACTCAGCATACAGAGAGGCTAGCTTTGGACACGCCATATTCGACATAAAGAACCGAACACATGCTCACTATGGCTGGCATCGGAATCAAGATGGATATGCCGTGGAAGCTGACAGCATGTGGTTTTTCAACAGATTCTGGCACGCAGATGATGATTCCACAACTCATAGTTCTCATTAA
- the LOC112789440 gene encoding purple acid phosphatase — MGILGSPSFVTLALALCLLLNVAALCSSGGVTSSYVRKVEKTLDMPLDSDVFAIPPGYNAPQQVHITQGDLNGKATLVSWVTMDEPGSNEVRYWSENSKQKKLAKGKYVTYTFFNYTSGFIHQCTITNLEYNTKYYYEVGLLNTTRQFWFVTPPQVGPDVPYTFGLIGDLGQTYDSNKTLTHYEMNPRKGQALMFVGDLSYADHYPYHDNVRWDTWGRFIERSVAYQPWIWVAGNHELDFAPELGESVPFKPYTHRYHVPYRASQSTAPFWYSIKRASAHIIVLASYSAYGKYTPQYTWLEQELSKVNRTETPWLIVLLHSPWYNSYNYHYMEGESMRVMFEPWFVQHKVDVVFAGHVHAYERSERVSSIAYNITNRRCIPVKDNSAPVYITIGDGGNIEGLANKMIEPQPDYSAYREASFGHAMFDIKNRTHAYYSWHRNQDGYAVEADSMWFFNRYWYPVDDSTTH; from the exons ATGGGAATTTTGGGTTCCCCTAGTTTTGTAACATTAGCCTTGGCTTTGTGTTTGCTTCTGAATGTGGCAGCTTTGTGTAGTAGTGGAGGTGTAACCAGCAGTTATGTTAGAAAAGTGGAGAAGACTCTGGATATGCCACTAGATAGTGATGTCTTTGCTATACCTCCTGGTTATAATGCTCCACAGCAA GTTCATATAACACAAGGTGACCTTAATGGGAAAGCAACATTAGTGTCATGGGTGACAATGGATGAACCAGGGTCCAATGAAGTGCGTTACTGGAGTGAAAACAGCAAGCAAAAGAAGCTTGCTAAAGGAAAATATGTTACGTACACATTCTTCAATTACACTTCTGGTTTTATTCATCAATGCACCATCACCAATTTGGAG TATAACACCAAATATTACTATGAAGTTGGACTTTTGAACACAACAAGGCAGTTTTGGTTTGTGACTCCTCCTCAAGTTGGTCCTGATGTGCCATATACATTTGGTCTCATAG GTGATCTTGGTCAAACATATGATTCAAATAAAACTCTTACTCACTATGAAATGAACCCAAGAAAAGGACAAGCTTTGATGTTTGTTGGAGACCTTTCTTATGCGGATCATTACCCTTATCATGATAATGTTAGGTGGGATACTTGGGGAAGATTTATAGAAAGGAGTGTTGCTTATCAACCATGGATTTGGGTTGCAGGCAACCATGAACTTGATTTTGCTCCAGAACTT GGTGAAAGTGTACCTTTCAAGCCATATACACATAGGTATCATGTTCCTTATAGAGCGTCACAGAGTACAGCACCCTTTTGGTATTCTATCAAGAGAGCATCAGCACATATTATTGTATTGGCCTCATATTCAGCTTATG ggAAATATACACCACAATACACATGGCTAGAACAAGAGCTATCAAAAGTTAATAGAACAGAGACTCCATGGTTGATTGTTCTCTTGCATTCACCTTGGTATAACAGCTACAACTACCACTACATGGAAGGTGAATCAATGAGAGTAATGTTTGAGCCCTGGTTTGTGCAGCACAAGGTTGATGTCGTGTTCGCCGGCCACGTTCATGCCTATGAACGATCT GAACGTGTGTCCAGTATTGCATACAACATTACGAACCGTCGATGCATTCCTGTGAAAGATAACTCAGCTCCAGTATATATAACCATTGGTGATGGAGGAAACATTGAAGGCTTGGCAAACAA GATGATAGAACCACAACCAGATTACTCAGCATACAGAGAAGCAAGCTTTGGACATGCCATGTTTGATATAAAGAACAGAACTCATGCTTACTATAGCTGGCATAGGAATCAAGATGGATATGCTGTGGAAGCTGATTCCATGTGGTTTTTTAATAGATATTGGTACCCTGTTGATGATTCTACAACTCATTAA
- the LOC140183034 gene encoding uncharacterized protein, producing MESSVDDGEANSENQAFSASDMQKFARMMAQFNAFQAQASRSNTNLLQDSSSHFYLHPSETPGISLTDAPLTTSNYHSWSRLATLSLNAKNKLRFIEGTLVKPERDDPSSGAWDRCNTFVLSWLHRSLSPEILQSVLWCNNAYELWMDLKHRFDQGDLFRIADLEEELFSLRQGELTITSYYTKLKSIWEELDEFRPIALCSCLHNCECGKNLEMIREHREQSHVIRFLRGLNDQYVNVRSQLMLVTPLPTVAAAFSSLLQQERQLMHSIDPEARMMANNVNTNAFGTYQNNGSSSIRGRGRGRGGRGKGHGRGTPKLCSHCGKTGHLVDTCYYKHGFPPHMQRNQFKGNTDGPSAMNSVNSITAASNEESSIEPLIQKDERVSLDGLFSDKKKEALFALFQQQCSDPPNNGNLASVHAPSAGASAHVSFSLDFFQSVKTIKPVQVIMPNGSKVVTTLCGTIFFSASFYLTDVLYIPTFKYNLISISKAADALSCSFLFNAHDCEIQEQLTLKTIGAADQKGGLYTMRIKPVLATAPELMHTIKGDVAKSVPLAIRDELNALEENKTWALTPLPKGKKAIGCKWVFKTKFKPNGEVERHKARLVAKGFTQTAGFDFFDTFSPVIKLTTLRVLLTIASTKNWFVHQLDVNTAFLHGDFPEEVYMKPPLGLQVPIGSVCKLQRSLYGLKQASRQWHQKLCCVLIQFGYSQSKADSCLFTKSTAASFTCILVYVDDLVLGGNDLREIERVKHLLDDKFKIKDLGELKFFLGLEFARSHRGIAMYQRKYTLDLLEKFRLQDTKPVTTPMDYTTKLSKSLGNQLQDVSAYRRLIGRLIYLTNTRPDICFAVSKLSQYLDCATDTHFKAALHVLRYLKGAPAKGVLFSASDNLNLTAFSDSDWAACPDTRRSVSGFCFFLGKSLVSWRCKKQQTIAHSSAEAEYRAMALAICEGTWLSFLLRDFHATPPTPITLYCDNQSALHIAANPVFHERTKHIEIDCHTVREKVQEGILKLLPVSSANQVADILTKPLAPNPFLSCEVKLGLINFHTRNL from the exons TGGTCAAGGTTAGCGACACTTTCACTCAATGCGAAGAACAAACTCCGATTTATCGAGGGAACCCTAGTGAAGCCAGAGAGGGACGACCCTTCCTCCGGAGCCTGGGATCGCTGTAATACATTTGTTCTATCTTGGCTACACAGATCTCTCAGTCCAGAAATTCTCCAGAGCGTCTTATGGTGCAACAACGCTTACGAGCTATGGATGGACCTGAAGCACAGATTCGATCAAGGGGACCTGTTCAGAATTGCAGATCTGGAAGAAGAATTGTTTTCGTTGAGACAAGGTGAACTCACTATCACTTCTTACTATACTAAGTTGAAGAGTATTTGGGAGGAATTAGATGAGTTTAGACCTATTGCATTGTGTTCTTGCCTTCATAACTGTGAATGTGGAAAGAATCTTGAAATGATTAGAGAGCACAGAGAGCAGTCCCATGTAATTAGGTTCCTTCGAGGATTGAATGATCAATATGTGAATGTACGCTCCCAACTCATGCTTGTAACACCCTTACCAACTGTAGCAGCAGCCTTCTCCTCGCTTTTACAGCAAGAGAGACAATTGATGCACTCAATAGATCCTGAAGCAAGAATGATGGCAAATAATGTCAATACGAATGCATTTGGGACTTATCAGAATAATGGAAGTAGTTCAATTAGAGGAAGAGGTAGGGGCCGTGGGGGCAGAGGTAAAGGACATGGCCGAGGAACACCAAAATTATGCTCTCACTGTGGCAAGACTGGTCACCTAGTAGACACTTGTTATTACAAGCATGGATTCCCACCACACATGCAAAGGAATCAATTCAAAGGGAATACTGATGGCCCAAGTGCCATGAACTCAGTAAATTCCATAACTGCTGCGAGTAATGAAGAGAGCAGCATTGAACCTTTAATCCAGAAGGATGAAAGAGTCAGTCTTGATGGGTTGTTTTCGGATAAGAAAAAAGAAGCCCTATTTGCCTTGTTCCAACAACAATGTAGTGACCCCCCAAATAATGGAAATTTGGCATCTGTACATGCACCATCCGCAG GAGCTAGTGCTCATGTGTCATTCTCACTCGATTTCTTTCAATCCGTTAAAACAATAAAACCTGTTCAAGTCATAATGCCAAATGGTTCTAAAGTTGTCACAACCCTTTGTGGGACAATTTTCTTTTCAGCAAGTTTCTACTTGACTGATGTCTTATATATCCCTACTTTCAAGTATAATCTCATTTCAATTTCAAAAGCAGCTGATGCACTTTCTTGTTCCTTTTTGTTCAATGCACATGATTGTGAGATTCAGGAGCAACTTACCTTGAAGACGATTGGAGCTGCTGATCAAAAGGGGGGATTGTATACAATGCGGATCAAACCTGTTTTGGCAACAGCACCGGAACTGATGCATACAATAAAGGGTGATGTAGCTAAATCTGTGCCTCTT GCAATTAGAGATGAACTCAATGCTCTTGAAGAAAACAAGACATGGGCACTGACTCCTCTACCCAAAGGAAAGAAGGCGATCGGTTGTAAATGGGTCTTTAAGACCAAGTTTAAGCCTAATGGTGAAGTTGAGCGACATAAAGCCAGATTGGTGGCGAAGGGATTCACCCAAACTGCTGGGTTCGATTTTTTTGATACGTTTAGTCCTGTGATTAAACTAACTACTTTGAGAGTCTTGCTCACCATTGCTTCGACTAAAAACTGGTTTGTGCATCAGCTCGATGTCAATACCGCGTTTTTACATGGTGACTTTCCCGAAGAAGTGTATATGAAGCCACCCTTAGGTCTTCAAGTCCCAATTGGTTCTGTCTGCAAATTACAACGCTCTTTGTACGGCCTCAAACAAGCCAGCCGCCAATGGCACCAGAAATTATGTTGCGTGCTCATTCAGTTTGGGTACTCTCAGTCCAAGGCCGATAGTTGTTTGTTTACCAAGTCCACCGCTGCATCATTCACTTGCATCCTTGTCTACGTGGATGACTTGGTTTTAGGCGGGAATGATCTTAGAGAGATTGAGAGAGTGAAACACTTGCTTGATGACAAGTTTAAAATCAAGGATCTTGGGGAATTAAAATTCTTCTTGGGGCTCGAATTCGCTAGAAGCCACAGAGGCATAGCAATGTATCAAAGAAAATACACATTGGACCTCCTTGAGAAATTTAGACTACAAGATACAAAACCAGTCACCACACCTATGGATTATACCACAAAATTGTCAAAGTCATTAGGGAATCAATTGCAGGATGTTTCTGCATACAGAAGACTGATTGGGCGGCTGATCTATCTGACAAATACTCGTCCAGACATATGTTTTGCGGTAAGTAAGCTAAGTCAATACCTGGACTGTGCAACGGATACCCACTTCAAGGCAGCACTCCATGTCCTGAGGTATCTCAAAGGTGCTCCAGCCAAAGGTGTTCTATTCTCAGCCTCAGACAACCTCAACTTGACAGCATTCTCTGACTCCGATTGGGCAGCTTGTCCCGATACTCGCCGGTCTGTGTCTGGATTTTGTTTTTTCCTTGGCAAGTCCCTGGTGTCATGGAGATGCAAGAAACAACAAACTATCGCGCACTCCTCTGCTGAAGCGGAGTATCGAGCAATGGCGCTCGCCATATGTGAAGGTACCtggctttctttccttcttcgaGATTTCCATGCAACACCTCCGACGCCAATTACCTTGTACTGCGACAACCAGTCTGCACTACATATCGCAGCCAATCCTGTTTTTCACGAACGAACGAAACATATCGAGATTGACTGCCACACTGTGCGAGAGAAGGTCCAAGAAGGCATTTTGAAGCTGCTCCCTGTTTCATCAGCAAATCAGGTTGCTGATATCTTGACTAAACCTCTAGCACCTAATCCCTTCTTGTCTTGTGAAGTCAAGTTGGGTCTAATCAATTTTCACACCCGCAACTTGTGA